A stretch of the Clostridium fungisolvens genome encodes the following:
- a CDS encoding HAMP domain-containing sensor histidine kinase, which translates to MSKAKKSINKSIFTSHLIIILIFMLLTAIIFDLALRIYVRRETRNQIITTGEILQKSINQNSTNLGLDELQNLQVNERGNSRLNSILKRANSILDIKYIVINEDKNIIYPNENINQEDKDTSSELITKIKKNQISNINRGVVINLNIRGNKYQAVSYPIKLQNNSCYLIVYSDLSKSDEVTRKVNFLLFSILIIMAIISLSISTKLAKKISNPIYDVIKYAKNIAERNYTVKEFNFEHEELTELSKTMSFMAAKLSSYDNTMKTFMQNASHELRTPLMSIQGYAEGIRLDVVEDKNKAIEIIIEESKRLSTLVEDLLYLSKIDAMQDDFNLEKVDMKELISSSIDRIKGITIKNEREILFTHCDEELFLYCDEEKLMRAIINILANCIRYSNKIIDISLEKKDEAIVIDINDDGSGFDKEDKEHIFDRFFKGKGGNYGLGLAITKTIVQKHNGIITADNNISGGANFNMILPLQKINT; encoded by the coding sequence GTGAGTAAAGCAAAGAAGTCTATAAATAAAAGTATCTTCACTTCTCATCTAATAATAATATTAATATTTATGTTACTAACGGCTATTATATTTGATTTAGCTTTAAGAATTTATGTGAGAAGGGAAACAAGGAATCAAATTATTACAACCGGAGAGATATTACAAAAATCAATAAATCAAAATTCAACTAATTTAGGTTTAGATGAGTTGCAGAACTTGCAGGTAAATGAGAGGGGTAATTCAAGACTAAACTCAATTCTAAAAAGAGCCAACTCTATCTTGGATATTAAATATATAGTTATAAATGAAGACAAAAATATAATATATCCTAATGAAAATATTAATCAAGAAGATAAAGATACTTCAAGTGAGTTAATTACCAAAATAAAAAAAAATCAAATATCTAATATTAATAGAGGTGTAGTGATTAACTTGAATATTCGTGGCAATAAGTATCAGGCTGTATCATATCCTATTAAGCTGCAAAATAATAGCTGTTACCTAATTGTATATTCAGATTTGTCTAAGAGTGATGAAGTCACAAGGAAGGTGAATTTTTTACTTTTTTCCATACTTATAATAATGGCTATAATCTCTTTAAGTATATCAACAAAATTGGCTAAGAAGATTAGCAATCCAATTTATGATGTAATAAAGTATGCAAAGAATATTGCAGAAAGAAACTACACGGTAAAAGAGTTTAATTTTGAACATGAGGAGCTTACAGAGCTATCAAAGACTATGAGTTTTATGGCTGCAAAACTTTCTTCTTATGATAATACTATGAAAACTTTCATGCAGAATGCATCTCATGAACTTAGAACACCTTTGATGTCGATACAGGGATATGCAGAAGGTATTAGACTTGATGTTGTAGAGGATAAAAACAAAGCTATAGAAATAATAATAGAAGAAAGCAAGAGACTATCTACCTTAGTTGAAGATCTATTGTATTTATCAAAAATAGATGCTATGCAAGATGATTTTAATTTAGAAAAGGTAGATATGAAAGAATTAATAAGCAGTTCAATTGATAGGATTAAAGGTATTACTATAAAAAATGAAAGAGAAATATTATTTACACATTGCGATGAGGAGTTGTTTTTATATTGTGATGAAGAGAAATTAATGAGAGCAATCATTAATATATTAGCTAATTGCATTAGATATTCCAATAAGATAATAGATATTTCCTTAGAAAAGAAAGATGAAGCGATAGTTATAGATATAAATGATGATGGTTCAGGTTTTGATAAGGAAGATAAGGAGCATATATTTGATAGGTTCTTTAAAGGAAAAGGTGGAAATTATGGATTAGGGTTAGCAATCACAAAGACAATTGTACAGAAACATAATGGTATAATAACTGCTGATAATAATATAAGCGGAGGAGCAAATTTTAATATGATATTGCCACTGCAAAAAATAAATACATAA
- a CDS encoding response regulator transcription factor, whose protein sequence is MAEKLIYIADDEVKIQDLIKMFLKKDGYDVETFSNGSSLLEQFMKRTPDMVILDIMMPGMDGLEVCSKIRLHSNIPIIIISAKDSESDKIAGLMLGSDDYMTKPFSPVELVLRVKSIFRRMEFDKSNFSTEIIRVGDINIYLDRRFVECKGNEIKLTPMEFNLMGYLCKNANKGISREELLNKVWGFDSEVDTRATDDMIKRIRKKLANANSNLRIETLWGYGFIMKIAE, encoded by the coding sequence ATGGCAGAGAAGCTAATATATATTGCAGATGATGAGGTCAAAATACAAGATTTGATAAAGATGTTTTTAAAAAAAGATGGTTATGATGTAGAAACTTTTTCTAATGGAAGTTCTTTGCTTGAGCAGTTCATGAAAAGGACGCCAGATATGGTCATATTAGATATAATGATGCCTGGTATGGATGGTCTTGAAGTTTGCTCAAAGATAAGGTTGCATAGTAATATACCAATTATAATAATTTCGGCAAAAGACAGTGAATCAGATAAGATTGCAGGGCTTATGCTTGGCAGTGATGATTATATGACTAAACCATTTAGTCCAGTGGAACTTGTGCTTAGAGTAAAAAGCATATTTAGAAGAATGGAATTTGATAAAAGCAATTTTAGTACTGAGATAATTCGTGTAGGTGATATAAATATTTACTTAGATAGGAGATTTGTTGAGTGTAAGGGTAATGAAATAAAACTAACTCCAATGGAGTTTAATTTGATGGGATACCTCTGTAAGAATGCTAATAAAGGAATAAGTAGAGAAGAATTATTAAACAAGGTTTGGGGATTTGATAGTGAAGTGGATACAAGGGCCACTGATGATATGATAAAGAGAATACGTAAAAAGTTAGCTAATGCAAATTCAAACTTAAGAATAGAAACACTTTGGGGATATGGATTTATAATGAAAATAGCTGAATAG
- a CDS encoding CobW family GTP-binding protein produces the protein MKVKVDLFSGFLGAGKTMLIKKLISEQLKNNKIAIIENEFGEIGIDSSFLKTTKIDVKEINAGCICCSVYGDFTEGINEVISKYNPERIIIEPSGVAKLSEILSVFKEPNLKDKVTINMIMTVIDITKYDMYVLNFDDFYKNQIINAKTIILSRTQNVTKDTVVQTVSKIRELNKNANIITTPWDNLKAEDIINIAEGDAQKQLIEKVNLLRNSSAKVSLKSSTTRSTGETFKTIGMETPKVFSKSTLESILTRLNDKNIYGTVLRAKGIIESSSSKWLEFDYVPGEFEIRPSLPDYSGRVCVIGNQLNSSEIKKLFED, from the coding sequence TTGAAGGTAAAGGTAGATTTGTTTTCTGGTTTTTTAGGTGCAGGAAAAACTATGCTTATAAAAAAGCTTATAAGTGAACAACTAAAGAATAATAAGATTGCAATAATAGAAAATGAATTTGGAGAAATAGGTATTGATAGCAGTTTTTTAAAAACTACTAAAATAGATGTTAAGGAAATAAATGCAGGTTGCATATGCTGTAGTGTTTATGGAGATTTCACTGAAGGAATTAATGAGGTAATTAGTAAATATAATCCTGAAAGGATTATAATTGAACCTTCAGGAGTTGCAAAGCTTTCAGAAATACTATCTGTATTTAAAGAACCTAATCTAAAGGATAAGGTTACTATAAATATGATAATGACAGTAATAGATATAACAAAATATGATATGTACGTATTAAATTTTGATGATTTTTATAAAAATCAAATAATAAATGCTAAAACTATAATATTGAGTAGAACTCAAAATGTGACCAAAGATACGGTAGTACAAACAGTCTCAAAGATTAGAGAATTAAATAAAAACGCAAATATAATAACAACTCCATGGGATAATTTAAAGGCTGAAGACATAATAAATATCGCTGAAGGCGATGCACAAAAGCAACTTATTGAGAAAGTAAATCTTCTAAGAAATAGTTCTGCTAAAGTTTCGCTTAAAAGCTCAACAACAAGATCTACTGGAGAAACCTTTAAGACTATAGGTATGGAAACACCTAAAGTATTTTCAAAAAGCACTTTAGAATCTATTCTCACCAGATTAAATGATAAAAATATCTATGGAACAGTTCTAAGAGCCAAAGGAATAATAGAATCCTCTAGCAGTAAATGGTTAGAATTTGACTATGTGCCAGGTGAATTCGAGATAAGACCTTCCCTGCCAGATTATTCAGGCAGAGTATGTGTTATAGGAAACCAACTTAATTCAAGCGAGATAAAAAAGCTATTTGAGGATTAA
- a CDS encoding GTP-binding protein encodes MQTKVDIEIVTGFIGSGKTYFINTLIKNTFLFMEKVLIIQNEQGVSQVEDSIINSKNIVLEQYNPQLKLNSDYINSMIDKYRPHRIIIEYNGTKDLLELVDTISQELTNVCKISSIFYISDINTYGMFLSNMPGLILPCIYHSNLIILNNCSNIAKDKLKEIKSNINKLNRDTFIVDIDKMDSLEKELQYMAILDGGFLKLLRISLKTVLSKI; translated from the coding sequence ATGCAAACTAAAGTAGATATTGAAATAGTTACTGGCTTTATAGGCTCTGGTAAAACATATTTTATAAATACACTTATAAAGAACACTTTTCTTTTCATGGAAAAAGTACTAATTATTCAAAACGAACAAGGTGTAAGCCAAGTCGAAGATAGCATTATAAACAGTAAGAATATAGTCTTAGAGCAGTATAATCCACAATTAAAACTGAATTCAGACTATATTAATTCCATGATAGATAAATATAGACCTCATAGGATAATAATAGAATACAATGGCACTAAAGATCTTCTTGAATTAGTTGATACTATTTCCCAGGAATTAACTAATGTTTGTAAGATTAGTTCAATTTTCTATATATCTGATATTAATACATACGGTATGTTTCTATCTAATATGCCTGGGCTTATTCTTCCGTGCATATACCACAGTAATCTAATAATACTAAATAATTGTTCTAATATTGCTAAGGACAAGCTCAAGGAAATAAAATCTAATATCAATAAACTAAATAGAGATACTTTTATAGTAGATATAGATAAAATGGATTCTCTTGAAAAAGAGCTACAGTACATGGCCATCTTAGATGGAGGATTTCTTAAACTATTAAGAATCTCTTTAAAAACAGTTTTGTCTAAAATATAA
- a CDS encoding permease has protein sequence MEYRETSKKNYINQLSKLAFIPLIILIILLMLKFKIALNGRTIKNFSAIFISIILEAMPFIFIGSLISSFIQLYVSEKTIARILPKNKFLALLSASVIGIFFPICECAIIPIARRLIKKGVPVGVATTFMLATPIINPVVLMSTYYAFNHRISILFIRSIAGIIAAIAIGSIISILERNNSDLLREDIYDDNDDLCGCGESHTASKNKSKLSSLLDNVISEFFDISKFLIFGAILSAVFQVLVSRDSINVLARNPYISVLAMIGLAFILSICSEADAFIGSTFVGQFTTGSIIAFLIFGPMLDIKNTLMLVGGFKRKYVITLIISIVIICFILGSLVNFIEIMKVI, from the coding sequence ATGGAATATAGAGAAACTTCTAAGAAAAATTATATAAACCAATTATCAAAATTAGCATTTATTCCATTAATAATATTGATAATATTATTAATGTTAAAATTTAAGATTGCCTTAAATGGAAGAACTATAAAAAACTTTTCTGCGATTTTTATAAGTATAATTTTAGAGGCAATGCCATTTATATTTATAGGCTCTCTTATATCGTCTTTCATACAACTTTATGTATCTGAAAAGACTATAGCTAGGATTTTACCTAAAAATAAATTTTTGGCTCTGTTATCTGCTTCTGTAATAGGCATATTTTTTCCAATATGTGAGTGTGCCATAATTCCTATAGCAAGGCGACTTATAAAGAAAGGTGTACCAGTGGGAGTTGCTACTACCTTTATGTTAGCTACCCCTATAATAAATCCAGTGGTACTAATGTCTACATATTATGCTTTTAATCATAGAATATCTATATTATTTATAAGAAGCATTGCTGGAATCATAGCTGCCATAGCTATAGGATCCATTATAAGCATATTAGAACGAAATAACTCAGATTTGCTTAGAGAAGATATTTATGATGATAATGATGATCTTTGCGGATGCGGTGAATCTCATACTGCATCTAAAAACAAATCAAAACTATCTTCACTGCTTGATAATGTTATCTCGGAATTTTTCGATATAAGCAAATTTCTAATTTTCGGAGCAATTTTATCTGCAGTATTCCAAGTTCTAGTATCAAGAGATAGTATAAATGTATTGGCTAGAAATCCTTATATTTCGGTACTAGCTATGATTGGATTAGCCTTTATTCTTTCAATTTGCTCTGAAGCAGATGCTTTTATAGGGTCTACGTTTGTAGGACAGTTTACTACTGGCTCCATCATAGCCTTTTTAATATTTGGCCCTATGCTTGATATAAAGAACACCTTGATGCTGGTTGGAGGCTTTAAAAGAAAGTATGTAATTACTTTGATTATAAGCATTGTTATCATTTGCTTTATCTTAGGTTCTTTAGTTAATTTTATAGAAATAATGAAGGTGATCTAA
- a CDS encoding TIGR03943 family putative permease subunit, producing the protein MKRFNFNEFVKFITLFLLSLFLYNLNATGNIKLFITPKLIFYVNMFQIALIILTLYQLKKSFTTATYKKSSKVHLLFLFTIIVGYGASKAGIDTTIVDNKGVKAINKLANVSGELTAEERAKKLPLNITTENYVASLSDMFQHVSEYKGRQVTISGFIHKEQGLDTNEFVVSRLYMSCCIADSQIVGPIGRIRDRSIDLKEGQWITVVGKISEKDQVQDGQKTVTPVVVADSFQTIQKPSDPYVYLK; encoded by the coding sequence ATGAAAAGATTTAATTTTAATGAATTTGTAAAATTTATAACTTTATTTCTACTATCATTATTTCTTTACAACCTTAATGCTACTGGCAATATAAAATTATTTATAACTCCTAAACTAATATTTTATGTGAATATGTTTCAAATAGCATTAATAATTCTGACTCTGTATCAGTTAAAAAAATCTTTTACAACCGCTACTTATAAAAAATCTAGCAAAGTTCATCTTCTGTTCCTATTTACTATCATAGTAGGTTATGGTGCAAGCAAAGCAGGAATTGATACCACTATAGTTGACAATAAAGGTGTAAAGGCAATAAATAAGCTAGCCAATGTCTCTGGAGAACTTACTGCAGAAGAAAGAGCAAAGAAACTCCCACTTAATATAACTACCGAAAATTATGTAGCTTCATTATCAGATATGTTTCAACATGTATCTGAATACAAAGGTAGACAGGTTACTATAAGTGGATTTATACACAAAGAGCAAGGTCTAGATACCAATGAATTTGTAGTTTCAAGATTATATATGAGCTGCTGTATAGCTGATTCACAAATTGTTGGGCCTATAGGCAGAATACGTGATAGAAGTATTGATCTTAAGGAAGGACAATGGATTACAGTAGTTGGTAAAATCTCTGAAAAAGACCAGGTTCAAGACGGTCAGAAAACTGTAACACCAGTTGTTGTAGCTGATAGTTTCCAAACAATACAAAAACCTTCTGATCCTTATGTTTATTTAAAATAA
- a CDS encoding methyl-accepting chemotaxis protein, which yields MKLFNNLSVKSKLISGFSIVIVFMVAITLISQINLSKINQASSSMYNEELQTLKSLEITNANTMHIRLSVINLVEARDKSKVASTQETISSYREENNKIFDDFSKTNLTADEKDVFSKLQSELSDYRTACDNTIALVSEGKYDEAAILSTSTADIRNKLTTSIEKLVNDVDKSAVIKETNNNTIYKNSLITVVSISVAAIIIAIILSTTLTLTISRQIKRILNFAHYLGGGDLSHTIEIDSKDEFGNLASELNKANNNVKELISKVINDSETLSASSEELAASTEEISAVMQSISQSTDEIAKGAQNLSMVFETVSSSSEEVTATTNELANRAEGSLKSVREIDKRAISIKETASKNIKESANIYEEKRSGLLSAIEEGKVVEKVKIAADSIGAIAEQTNLLALNAAIEAARAGEQGKGFAVVADEVRKLAEQSSEAVVSIQAMVNQVQSAFSKLSETGSGMLDYMNDVVKPTYEFLMSTGIQYEKDAAFVNDMSEEIASSSKQMNTVMDQVSESIQNLSATAEESAASSEEILSSITEVTESIDDVSAAVQNQAILVQSLNNMVQKFKI from the coding sequence ATGAAATTATTCAATAATCTATCTGTTAAAAGTAAACTCATATCTGGTTTTTCAATAGTTATTGTATTTATGGTGGCTATAACCTTAATTAGTCAAATAAACTTAAGTAAAATAAATCAAGCATCCAGTTCAATGTATAACGAAGAACTTCAGACCTTGAAAAGCCTAGAAATCACTAATGCCAATACAATGCATATTAGACTAAGCGTAATTAACTTAGTTGAAGCAAGAGACAAGTCAAAAGTTGCTTCAACACAAGAAACGATATCTTCATATAGAGAAGAAAATAATAAGATTTTTGATGATTTTTCAAAAACCAACTTAACTGCTGATGAAAAGGATGTATTTTCAAAATTACAGAGTGAATTGTCAGATTATAGAACAGCTTGTGATAATACAATAGCTCTTGTATCAGAAGGAAAATATGATGAAGCCGCTATACTTAGTACAAGCACTGCTGATATTAGAAATAAACTTACAACTTCTATAGAAAAATTAGTTAATGATGTAGATAAAAGTGCCGTGATTAAAGAAACTAATAATAATACTATATATAAAAATTCTCTAATAACTGTAGTATCTATTTCAGTTGCAGCTATAATAATTGCAATCATACTTTCTACAACTTTAACACTTACAATCTCTCGTCAAATAAAGAGAATATTAAATTTCGCACACTATCTAGGCGGAGGTGACTTATCTCATACTATAGAAATTGACAGTAAGGATGAGTTTGGAAACCTTGCAAGTGAATTGAATAAAGCTAACAACAATGTTAAAGAATTAATTTCTAAGGTTATCAACGATTCAGAAACCTTAAGTGCATCTAGCGAAGAGCTAGCTGCTTCAACTGAAGAAATTTCCGCAGTAATGCAATCCATAAGTCAATCTACTGATGAAATTGCTAAAGGAGCTCAAAATCTCAGTATGGTGTTTGAAACTGTAAGCTCATCTTCTGAAGAAGTAACTGCCACTACAAATGAATTAGCAAATAGAGCTGAAGGTTCTCTGAAATCAGTTAGAGAAATCGATAAAAGAGCAATTTCAATTAAAGAAACCGCTTCAAAAAACATTAAAGAAAGCGCAAATATCTATGAAGAAAAAAGATCCGGGTTATTATCAGCTATTGAAGAAGGTAAGGTGGTTGAAAAAGTTAAAATTGCAGCTGATTCTATCGGAGCAATAGCAGAACAAACCAACCTGTTAGCACTTAATGCTGCCATAGAAGCAGCAAGAGCCGGAGAGCAAGGCAAAGGCTTTGCCGTTGTTGCCGATGAAGTGAGAAAATTAGCAGAACAATCTTCAGAAGCTGTAGTTAGTATACAAGCTATGGTTAATCAAGTACAATCAGCCTTCAGTAAGCTTTCAGAAACAGGGTCAGGCATGTTAGATTACATGAACGATGTAGTAAAACCAACTTATGAATTTCTAATGAGCACCGGTATCCAATATGAAAAAGATGCAGCTTTTGTTAATGATATGTCTGAAGAGATTGCTTCTTCCTCAAAACAGATGAATACTGTTATGGATCAGGTGAGTGAATCAATACAAAATCTTTCAGCTACAGCAGAAGAATCTGCTGCAAGCTCTGAAGAGATACTTAGCAGCATTACTGAAGTTACTGAATCAATCGACGATGTATCAGCTGCAGTTCAAAACCAAGCAATATTAGTTCAAAGCCTTAATAATATGGTTCAAAAATTTAAAATATAA
- the nifJ gene encoding pyruvate:ferredoxin (flavodoxin) oxidoreductase has product MTKVMKTMDGNQAAAEASYAFTDVAAIYPITPSTPMAEGVDEWAAHGKKNIFGQPVRVVEMQSEAGAAGAVHGSLVSGALTTTYTASQGLLLMIPVLYKVAGELLPGVFHVTARAIATHALSIFGDHQDVMATRQTGVALLASSNVQEVMDLTNVAHLASIKSRIPFLHFFDGFRTSHEYQKIEPIAYDDVAKLVDYDAINQFRSRALNPEHPTIRGTAQNPDIYFQEREAANKFYEQVPDIVENYMREIEKITGRAYHPFDYYGDPNAENIIVAMGSVCDTIEETIDYLKAKGEKVGVVKVHLYRPFCQNYFMNVIPKTVKKISVLDRTKEPGAPGEPLYLDVCNVFYNNDMKPTIVGGRYGLASKDTTPSQILAVFNNLKQGQPKNGFTIGIVDDVTNTSLPEEDIIDTTPEGTISCKFWGLGSDGTVGANKTAVKIIGDNSDLYAQAYFSYDSKKSGGSTISHLRFGKQRIKSPYLIYNADYIACHNKSFIYNFDVLKGLKKNGSFVLNCPWTGEELEKRLPATMKKYIAENNINFYVIDAIAIAQSIGLGGRINMIMQSAFFKLANVIPVEQAVDLLKKSVEKTYGKKGEKVVKMNQAAIDEGIGALNKINIPDSWKTATDDLGPIKDEPDFVKNIQRPMARHEGDELPVSAFNGMEDGTFPVGTTKYEKRGIAITIPEWQIDKCIQCNQCAYVCPHAVIRASLLDEDEKQKALDTFETKKAVGKGLEGLEFRIQISPLDCTGCGNCADICPAPGKALIMKPADEQIELQSENWEFAMTVTNKDSLMDKKTVKGSQFVRPLLEFHGACPGCGETPYIRLLTQLFGDRMMIANATGCSSIWGGSAPAMPYTTNALGKGPSWGNSLFENNAEYGFGMYLAVKQMRSRIAQLMDEYLKSGKSENVKSTFNAWLEAMEDGDKSREVSEKVLEAIQSEDFNSDPALKEILDKKDYLVKKSHWFIGGDGWAYDIGYGGLDQVISSGEDVNIFVMDTEIYSNTGGQSSKSTPTAAVAKFAAGGKRSKKKDLGAMAMTYGNVYVTQIAMGANMNQTIKAIAEAEAYKGPSLIIAYAPCISHGIKTGMGTSMAQEKKAVEAGYWHLYRYNPLLKEEGKNPFVLDSKEPTKPYKEFLSSEVRYTSLMNVFPDAVDHAWEIAEKDARERYETYKRLAEQTY; this is encoded by the coding sequence GTGACTAAAGTTATGAAAACAATGGATGGAAATCAAGCTGCTGCTGAAGCATCTTATGCTTTTACAGACGTTGCAGCTATATATCCAATAACTCCTTCCACACCAATGGCAGAAGGAGTTGATGAGTGGGCTGCTCATGGAAAAAAGAATATATTTGGTCAGCCTGTTAGAGTAGTTGAAATGCAATCAGAAGCTGGAGCTGCTGGGGCAGTACATGGCTCCTTAGTTTCTGGAGCTTTAACTACTACATATACAGCTTCTCAAGGATTACTTCTAATGATACCTGTACTTTATAAAGTAGCTGGTGAATTATTACCTGGAGTATTCCATGTAACAGCTAGAGCTATAGCTACTCATGCTCTATCTATATTCGGTGATCATCAGGACGTAATGGCGACTAGACAAACAGGGGTTGCTTTACTGGCATCTTCGAATGTTCAAGAAGTAATGGATTTAACAAATGTAGCGCATCTAGCCTCAATTAAAAGTAGAATTCCATTCTTACACTTTTTTGATGGTTTTAGAACATCTCACGAATATCAAAAGATAGAACCAATAGCTTACGATGATGTTGCAAAATTAGTTGATTACGATGCGATAAACCAATTTAGATCTAGAGCTCTTAATCCTGAGCATCCAACAATAAGAGGAACTGCTCAAAATCCGGACATATACTTCCAGGAAAGAGAAGCTGCAAATAAATTCTACGAGCAAGTTCCTGATATAGTAGAAAACTATATGAGAGAAATAGAAAAAATTACTGGAAGAGCTTATCATCCATTTGATTATTACGGAGACCCTAATGCAGAAAATATAATAGTTGCTATGGGCTCAGTTTGCGATACTATAGAAGAAACAATTGACTACCTTAAAGCAAAAGGTGAAAAAGTAGGTGTTGTGAAAGTTCATCTTTATAGACCATTCTGTCAAAATTACTTTATGAATGTTATTCCTAAAACCGTAAAGAAAATTTCAGTTTTAGATAGAACTAAAGAGCCAGGTGCTCCAGGTGAACCTTTATATCTTGATGTATGTAATGTTTTCTATAACAATGATATGAAACCTACTATAGTTGGTGGTAGATATGGATTAGCATCAAAAGATACTACACCATCTCAAATACTGGCAGTATTCAATAACTTAAAACAAGGTCAACCTAAAAACGGATTTACTATCGGTATAGTTGACGATGTCACAAACACTTCTCTTCCAGAAGAAGATATTATAGATACTACACCAGAAGGAACTATTAGCTGTAAATTCTGGGGCTTAGGCTCTGATGGTACTGTAGGTGCAAATAAAACTGCTGTAAAGATTATAGGAGATAATTCTGATTTATATGCTCAAGCATATTTCTCATATGATAGTAAAAAATCTGGAGGAAGCACTATATCTCATTTAAGATTTGGAAAACAAAGAATCAAATCTCCATATCTTATATACAATGCTGACTATATTGCATGCCACAACAAATCATTTATATATAATTTTGATGTATTAAAAGGATTAAAAAAGAATGGTTCCTTCGTACTTAACTGTCCATGGACTGGCGAAGAATTAGAAAAAAGATTACCTGCTACAATGAAAAAATATATAGCAGAAAACAATATAAACTTCTATGTTATAGATGCTATTGCTATCGCTCAATCAATAGGGCTAGGCGGAAGAATAAATATGATAATGCAATCTGCTTTCTTCAAACTAGCTAACGTAATTCCTGTAGAACAGGCAGTTGATTTACTAAAGAAATCAGTTGAAAAAACTTATGGCAAAAAAGGTGAAAAAGTAGTAAAAATGAATCAAGCTGCTATCGATGAAGGTATTGGAGCGCTTAATAAAATTAATATTCCTGACTCTTGGAAGACAGCTACTGATGACTTAGGTCCTATAAAAGATGAACCTGACTTTGTTAAGAATATTCAAAGACCTATGGCTAGACATGAAGGCGATGAACTTCCTGTAAGTGCATTTAATGGTATGGAAGATGGAACCTTCCCCGTTGGGACTACTAAATATGAAAAACGTGGTATAGCAATTACTATTCCTGAATGGCAGATAGACAAATGTATTCAATGTAACCAATGTGCTTATGTATGTCCACATGCAGTTATAAGAGCCAGTCTTTTAGATGAAGACGAAAAACAAAAAGCTTTAGATACTTTTGAAACTAAGAAAGCTGTTGGTAAAGGACTTGAAGGCTTAGAATTCCGTATACAGATAAGTCCTCTTGATTGTACTGGTTGTGGTAACTGTGCTGATATCTGTCCTGCACCAGGAAAAGCTTTAATTATGAAGCCTGCTGATGAACAAATCGAGTTACAGTCTGAAAACTGGGAATTTGCTATGACAGTTACAAATAAAGATAGCTTAATGGATAAAAAGACTGTAAAAGGAAGTCAATTTGTAAGACCTCTATTAGAATTCCATGGCGCATGCCCAGGTTGTGGAGAAACTCCATATATAAGACTTTTAACTCAATTATTTGGTGATAGAATGATGATAGCAAATGCAACAGGATGCTCATCAATTTGGGGTGGAAGTGCTCCAGCAATGCCTTATACAACAAATGCTTTAGGAAAAGGTCCATCTTGGGGTAACTCTTTATTTGAAAATAATGCTGAATATGGTTTTGGTATGTACTTAGCTGTAAAACAAATGAGGTCTAGAATAGCTCAACTTATGGATGAGTACTTAAAGAGCGGAAAAAGTGAAAATGTTAAGTCCACTTTCAATGCTTGGTTAGAAGCAATGGAAGATGGTGATAAATCTAGAGAAGTTTCAGAAAAGGTTCTAGAAGCTATACAATCAGAAGACTTTAATAGTGATCCAGCACTTAAAGAAATCTTAGATAAAAAAGACTATCTGGTTAAAAAATCTCACTGGTTCATAGGTGGAGATGGATGGGCTTATGATATAGGTTATGGTGGTCTAGATCAAGTAATCTCTAGTGGTGAAGATGTTAATATATTCGTTATGGATACAGAAATTTACTCAAATACAGGAGGTCAATCTTCTAAATCTACGCCAACTGCTGCAGTTGCTAAGTTCGCTGCTGGTGGAAAGAGATCCAAGAAGAAAGACCTCGGTGCAATGGCTATGACTTATGGTAACGTGTATGTAACACAAATAGCCATGGGTGCAAATATGAATCAAACTATAAAAGCTATAGCTGAGGCTGAAGCTTACAAGGGTCCTTCATTAATAATAGCTTATGCACCATGTATAAGTCATGGTATAAAAACAGGTATGGGAACTAGTATGGCTCAAGAAAAGAAAGCTGTTGAAGCAGGCTATTGGCATCTTTATAGATACAATCCGCTTCTTAAAGAAGAAGGAAAAAATCCATTCGTATTGGATTCAAAAGAGCCAACAAAACCTTACAAAGAATTCCTAAGTAGTGAAGTTCGTTATACATCATTGATGAACGTATTCCCTGATGCTGTTGATCATGCATGGGAAATAGCTGAAAAGGATGCTAGAGAACGTTATGAGACTTATAAACGTCTAGCAGAGCAGACTTATTAA